The genomic region atcgaccacactttttatcaactttgactcatgatcagtgtctgatgacatATACGTgatatcaatattttctggcaagttatccgacggctcagactcccattgcaaattgattgctttattgactctttcagaattcgGATTTCGAGGCATAAATCCATATtcaaccgggggcggacatctattatagaccacacttgatttcttaccagaagttttCACTTTTCCTTCATCTTCAGTCACAATTTTCTCTTCTTCAGACATCTTCACTTCCTCAAACGTTTTCAAGTTCTCcaccactggataaatcctgtcaacaacaaaagacgaacatgagtaactgtctaacaactttttaactttctcagtctcTATCTTCTGTGTTGCCAGCTCTAACTCTAAATCAGCACAATTTTTGGTATGAAAGttagcatcatcaagctgtctaagATATGCTACTTTCAACGTGTTCATCGCCActgcttgttcaccactcgaatcagtatatttgttaatctctctgttcattgtatcatacaattctttcaacttgtgaatgttgtgcaacaactcattgttttgtttgattaacgaatcacaatttaagcacttttcagaaacttcaactcgttctgcatcaatcttcacttcatattctggaacttctttgacacttctgctcggttgtaaaaactcagctcttcttcttttctcagctttcgcttcttccttcaatctctcttcctcttctgcctcttctctgttccttcttcgtttttcttcagcagcttccatgacttttctgcacctttctgcacatttcaaatcataagcattagcaaagaaagcatgagaagtgtttttggacatctctttagccataagattttgatctggacaaaaatcatcccaggtaaaaccttcagccaacttctcatcatcttgttcagccaaacacactttgctgtctttcgAAATATACTtctcccaggtaaaattatcatattttccctgactaacaacacatgctcttttatcaaccacatctctcccacGAACGGTTTGTGCCGGTtgttgtgctggtggtgtgatttgatgatagatggccttcttgtgatagtcgttgtttccgaaaggattctgggctccggtagcttcacggtttttgcactccctcttgaaatgccctttctccctgcaacgaaaacacgtaactttagatttatcgaaacccaaagctgaaacgtttgcatcacgaaaatcatcacggcctgtaatttttttaaacttttcagcacgtctcatcacactcgccatacaccattttatatccatcaattccatttcctcagcatcaatttgatcgtaatcctctttcgtgagcattggatttccgatctttcctgcaacaaaacaactataagactctaaaatcattcctaacaaagacatttgattttttgcaatttcttcagtgtagtcttgatcattttcaaggcttaacacaatgttacactgaccattctttgttacagagatgttaggatcataagatgaaaatcttgtgctatttgatccttgagatgccttcttctcaggagaatctttaacactgtaagcagtttcgatctttggagaatactttgtagaatcagtagcaccactcttgtagtataaactgatatcctgttctccatcatagttcttcatcctagcgatcttcctctgctccatctcctgagcttccagatGTTTGATAAAATCTCCTAGTGTCATTTTCTTATATTCTGCTTTGTTTGCTcgcagcatcatcagaaatgttccccatgtttcatatggtaatgcatctgcaagtttttcaattaattcatcagtatctttcttaacaccaagttttgtcatatttctaaccaagttacaatatctatcaataatttgcttggtattttcatttttcaatcctcgaaacaaatcaaatacctttttcatgagagacattttatttctgagcatatcatcacttcccgtaaactttgcttccaattctgtccacattgaatatgcagttccgtcatgttgaagcagtatcaagatatcttcttttatagcttgctgaagcagactaaCCATAAGCTTTTCATcgcgatatttctttttatctgctgtactcatctctctaagtgttaatgGAGTACCATTCACAGCATCATTCTTTGTGGGCttaacatatggctcttcagtgtgttcccaagcatctagatgataagcttcaacccaatttccgaacCGTTCCGACCACACgctataatcatcaatatccatgagtttaggtggtctttgagacgttccggtttcattgtcgatcaaagcactttgagtaatcgaggttggagtagcaaaagcgttataaaattcagtatccatcgTTCACAACTATCAAATTTTAACACTTCGTTCACAAATGCAAAACTGACAGAAGAGTGATACTATAACTGTTCCCAAAAGTGAACCAATACAGTGTCTTTATGCGCGGACCAACTGTTTGAACAAATGAGCGAACCAGGTGCAATAGCCAATGAGCAGATCAATGaattgtccgaataagcggaccaacTGAACAAACCGGTCGAGCGGATCTCTTGATTAgaccagaaaagcgaaccaaacaagTAAACCATTCGAGTAAACCGATCAATTTACCGGATAAGCGGACCAGTTGATTTTGGAGCGGACCAATCTGAtgtctttggagcggaccagTGTAGTGATTTGGAGCGAACCTGTCTTGTAATTTCAAGCGAACCAGTCCCTTTGAGCGAACCAGATATGCTGATGTCACTATTTTAAGCGAAACTGTAAAAGCGAACCCCCTAAAAATCAACTTTCTAagtcgattttagatctgaaaacttcaagggtttgttaattcatgattccgagtgcactgtgtgattttgagcttgttttaccaTGAACATTTTttaaaaagtgaagaaagtgtagaaaatcagaagaaatgcagctaaaatggcaagaactcctcctcctgagctctgataccaattgtaggatcgttctcggccctgtttgagtcgttcagagaagttcgtatctgaattaagaggcggaaactaataattcggtgctattgaagctgtattcactttaaacttgctgtattattgatattgaacgcgattacaagatttgacagcacttcggcagcataccggaacaaacacaccttcaactatgtgttttaGACTTACTGGTTCGCTCATAACACACCCACTATATATAGTAtagttgggttcgcttatatggacagccATAGAAGCGAACCTGGCttcatgccatataagcgaatcCATTCAatgaccgaataagcgaacctagaCAATATATGACACATGAGCGGACCTAATCTAATGACTGATAAGCGAACCCTATACAAACAtgtatttctaggtttccgtgccatatttgatctgttcaacttcaagactcaatgaaagacgtagtcagcagacgtaagtgcaccaacaacgTCCTTGAGTACTTTTTGTCTCCCgtacgtcagacgatcgtggagcacaATTGAGCAGAGCCTGGAGGACGCGGATTGGCTCTTTtatctgccacttgtaccttttgtaccttctGAAGTGGTTATGCGCTACGGGTCCTACGCGACCGttactgagcacgtaactagtCCGTGCAGGATTATAGTTGTTGATGACTCTTATCCAGAAAGCTAAGTGTTGAGATTAATGGTCTTTCTTGTTTAGACCTTGCGCGAGGTCAATCAATGTTGGAGTAGCCTGCGCGAGGTTGGGATTGAACATCTTATCGATTAAAGAGTATGGTCCTGCGCGCGACCTGTAGgaaggtttgcgcgactttttgggaccataccccttcaagtccccccctgtccagtgctgcaccatgcgcgaaGTAAGTgattggagctctggacttagaaaaaagAAGTGTTAATGCTTTGAAAATGCTTTCTTGATCCCTGGTTGACGGCGCGCACGTAACTGCTTGTCAGCTACTACGACGCGACTACCAGGTTGGCTCTTGGTGATTTACTGCCTTTAGGTTGACGCGTGAAGGAATATTGATCAAATGTTAATGATGCGCGGCCTTAGTATcttctgcatgaagtttgtaTTAACTTTAGGTGGGAAAACCCTCGAAATTTGAATTCTGACGGGTTGGTGCAAATGTCGTTGATGGCGACGCTTGAGTTGACTGCTGACACGGCTGTCATCAAGTTGTCCCTGACGGTTCGGCTTTCCGTCAGGCGAGtaaggcccacgcgcgcgtggtaaccgtcacttCGATAATCCCGCCTTACGTGACGTTCTGTGATTGGTCACGCGCTCGGTGATTTTGGCACGTTTACCCATCACATTAAATGCGATGAGTATATATACCCGATGAGATGAGGGAGGAAATCACTTTCTCCTCTTCTACTGTCGTCTTTTCTCTCCCCTTGCTTTCGatttctttgaatcttcaaatcGCTGAAGAACACGATAGCAGATCTTCAAGATTCTACATCACATCTTCAGAACTTCTTTCGGAACCCTCGAAGTTTAAACTCATTCATGGCTGAAGAACATCATGAAGCCCATCCCGGTGAAGAAGGTCCTGTTCCCGTCCTCAAGTGGGATCTAGGGCTGTTCAAGCAGATTATTCGAAATTTCCGGTTTCCACCTGAATGGGATGCCAGGTATCCCGGTCAGAACCAGACGGCCGCTGATGCACCGCCAGGGTATATCACGTTATTTGAATATTTCATTCATCAGGGCAACTTCTGGTTGCCGGCGACTAATTTTATGGCCCATATTCTTCAGTTTTATGGGTTTCATATCTCGCAAATGAGTCCTCCCGGGATGGTTCGGGTTCGACACTTCGAGTTCCTCTGCCGATCTCATGGCATTGAGCCCACTGTTGAAAGATTCAGGGTCTTTTACCAGTTGATCAGGAATATGGGCTTCTACTCGTTCGCCAGCCGAGGTGGTGCGAAGAAGATACTTCTGAACCCTCCcaagagtttccatgactggaaaccAAATTTCTTTTATATTCGCAAGGAGATGATCCCGATCGCCATGACCTTCCGCGCTTGGTCTGAGCCGATTGTGAAGGAAGATCTGCCGATTCCTAAGCAAGAGAATTGGTATGTTCAGCTTACTTCCACCCCGAACCGCGTGTTTGGTGAAAACGTTTTAGTAGCGGCGGGGATAAGTGACCAATGGGCGGCGGACAGTATGGACGTTCCAGTTTTGAAGTTCGACGATAGAGGTTAGAAATTTTCAGTTTCTTTGATTTCTTGTTTCATAACTTGTGTTTACTTGTTTAATTTGACGTATAGAGGCGCATTTGTATCAAGCTGCGTTCCCCACTTTCGGCGGGTCTATGGGTGTACGCCCGCTTAGGGCTGGAGAAGAATactggtatgaccagattaagGGTCATTTTATGTACCCAGTTGCTGATGCCTTCGCTGATCCACCTACAGCAACTGAAGGTGCCCATATACCTAACCCTCGACCCTTGCGCGCCTTGACTTCTACTGGGAAAGAGATTgtttatctttccagcgaggagtctgtcGGATCTTCCAATGGAGAGTTAAGTTCCTAGTCTACCATCTTTGCAGGTGTGCTGCGCGACTTGGGCATCGACCCCAAAGAGAAGAAGAAACCCAAGAAGAAGGTTATCACTATTGATGCCGATATCCCCAGTAGGAAAGGTGGTAGCAGTCGCGCAACTGCTGGTGTTGCTGATAAAGGTACCCTCCGCCTTCGTCAAAGTAACTTAGAAGATTACGTTATTATCAGTGACTCACTTGAAGGTTTATCGCTCATAGGCGAGAAGAAGGCGGGAGCTGCCGGTTCAAAGAGCTcagggagcgcgggttctcgcaaCCCTGATGCTGGGGCCACTCTGTCCTCTGTCGTGcatgaagaagaagagaaagaagaagaagtagAGAAGGAAGAGCCTGCTGTGAAGTTGATCAGGAAAAGAAGCAGGGAGGCTGCAATTGGTGCCTCTGTGATATCCAAGCCTGGTGGAGTTCCTTTGATCAGAAAGAAGAGCAACTTGCGCTCTCTTTACAGATTTTCTCCTGGTTAGCTTTTTGGATCCTACCTTTACATTCCTTTGTCAACTTTCTTTTGACACTCTATTTTTGCAGAGGCCAAAAAGAAGACCCCTGAAAAGAAGGGAGTCGTTATCACCGAGCCTTCAGAGCTGGCGCTTAAAAGGCCCAAGGTCACTAAGGTTACCATCAAACCTTTCAAGGTTACTGAGTCGGAGAAGGAGAAACACAAGGTTGGCGAGAAGCCTGTTAAGGAGAAGGAGATGGAAAGAAAGAGAGCTGTTGACAAGTCTCTTACTTAGCCCAAGGAGCCTGAGGTTACTGCTGCAACTCTTCCTGAAAAGGCGCAGGGTCCGGAGGTCGTTCACGTCGCAAGGCTTGACCAGCCCATTGATGAGAGAAGGAAAGAACCAGAGGTTGAGAAACCGGTTAAACCCTTGTCAGCTGATGCCCCCGTTCAAACTGCTCAAGTAACCTCTGCTGGTGGGTCGGGCTCCGCTGTTGATAAGGAGAAACTTGCTGCTGCTGGGGGCGCGAGCTCTGGTGGTCCTGGAGGTTTTGTGCCGCAATCTCCTATCGGTCCAAAAGATACTATTGGGGATATGTATTACAAGACGTATACCGAGGAGTTGCGCAGCAACGCTCCACACCAAGCTCCCTAGGGTTTGAAGCGGAAAGACACGTTCAAGGATTTCTCAGCGTGTCGAGAATGGCTCCTAAATTCCTTCACTCCTGGCGAGATGAATCGCCAAAGGGCGCGAACCCATGATGGGCTGTATCAAGCCTACGTTGTTGGAGAAGCCAACTGTCGCGCCGCCAATCACCAGATTGTTCGTGAATGGCGCACAATGGTCAAGGAGCGGGCTGATTGGGAGAAGTACTGTGACCGCCTGGTCAAAGAAGTGAAGGATATGAGACTGCTAAGGCTGCCTTTGTTGAGGAGAAGGTGAAATTTGAATCTGATAGGAAATCAGAAGAATGGGGTCGTGAAGGCCTTCGCGGCAAGCTTCGCGCGGCTGAAGAGCTGTTGTCCAAGGAGCGTGCTGAGTTCAAGAAGATATGTGAAAAGGACAACCAGCGTTCGTATGCATCTCGCAACAAGATTACGGAGTTGGAGGGTAATGTTGTGGAACTGACTGGGAAAGTTGAAGATGCGCAAGCGGCGAAGGAGAATGCTGAGGTTTGGGACACGTTTGCCCTTTCTCCCCTTGTGCTTTGTTTGTATAATGTGTCTGAGTCTTTCACCCTTCGTAGGTTGAGCTGGCTGATGTGAAGTCGCAGCTGTCAAGAAAAGACAAGGATCTGGTTGCCAAGGATGTTGAAATTGCAGAGTTGAAGCGTCGCCTGCGAGAGCAGGTTGACAAGAGTGAATCCTTGGAGATCGATCTTGAGGCCGAAAGGTCGAAGGCTGCTCCAGCTGAGGAAGCCAGGCAAAAGGCCAAGGAAGCGCGTACCATAAGCTCGACTGCCCTGAATGTGGCGCAAAATAACTATGCTGAGGTCCAGGGTATTGTTGACACACTGTCCTCGGAGGCTGAATGGATGCGCGGCAGGGGAATAGTGCTGGTATTGTTCTCTTTTTAACTTGGGTTTTATTTAGTAAAGCCATTTCTCATTTGTTTGTTTTGGTGTAGATGGCTAACTCTATTTTGAATGCTGGGGAGCTGGATGGGACTGTTGCTGCTCTCATAGATGCCTCGCGCGCGGTTGGTCATTGTGGAGGTTATCTGGAATGTGCGCAACATGCTGAGGAGATGTTCGGGCAGGAGTTTGACACAAGTCACTGCTCGGTGACTGATGAAGTTAATGCGGAGTTGGCTCGTGCTAAAAGTGCATATGATCATCTAGCGCTGCCCGTGATGGACTTGGTCACAAAAGCTTTGGAGCATGACGACTGGTGTTATCGTCTTAAGGCCATTCTGGACCCACCAGAGATGGTTAATTTATCTGATGAGGAGAGGCCAGCGAgcgatggtggtgatggtgatggtgctGGTGACCAACATGGCGATGACAAACATAACGACGATGGTGACGGTCATGAATGAATAGATAGGCTTTTGTTCCTTTTAGTTTGTTTCTAGGTTTGCAATGTAATTACTTGTGCGGTCATGCTTGTTTTGAACTTACTTTCGTATGTAATTGTTGCGCTTCTGCGCTTGTTAAATATAATGTTTTCGTGCTTGCTTTTCTTGTCcagttacaattattgcactgttgctagaaactttggttaagttagcgcgaataaatgtaagtgtggcTCTTGTGTGAGTGTAGCTGCCCGGTCTCGCGCTATgctcgcggaggaccttggaggcgtaactcaagagctcgtaagttactgaagtgttttcgtacgaatcaaaagtttaacatgcatttgtaacgtagaagtcatcatgataaaagaaaacataaggcATAAGTTTTCATTAACTTAAGAAACAGGCGCTTAGGCCAACGTACATTGTAAACAACTAGGGCGTTTAGCCAACATAGAAGTCAGAAAGGCGCATGGCCAACATAAGATAGTAAAGGCGCAAGGCCAAAGGTAGTTACATGTAGCACTTGCGCAGTTGTTGGGCATTCCACGTGCGCGGGATGATGTATCCATCCAGAGTGCGCAATTTGTATGCCCCTTTCCCTAGCACTTCATGTAttaagtatgggccttcccatttgggtgctagCTTTCCTGGGCGCTCAGCGTTTGAAGCTTCGTTGTCTCGGAAGACATATTCTCCTggagtgaaggtacaaatgcgcacTCTCGcattgtagtacctttccagttgTGTCTTGTACTTGGCTTGTTTAATTCGCGCAATTTCGCGCCTCTCTTCTAGCAAATCCAAGTCCAGATGACGCTCTACCTCGTTGTCGATAGTATTGACTGCTGTCAAACGTGGCGAGGGCAAACCGATTTCAGCTGGGATAACTGCCTCCGagccgtagactaggctgaaaggAGTTTCGCCAGTGCTTGTTTtcggcatggttcgatgagcccacaGGATGCTTAggagctcatctacccagcctCTTCTCTTCGTGCCCAGACGGGCTTTTATCCCCTCAACGATACTTTTGTTGACACTTTCCACCTGACCATTGCCTTGAGCATGTGCAACCGAGGAGAAAGTATGCTcaatcttcatttccttcatccaGTTTTGAAGATCTTCGGAAGCAAAATTGGTACCATTGTCTGTGACGATTTTGAGTGGGAGACCAAACCTGCAAATGATGTGTTCCCAGATAAACTTGCGCACCATCATTGTAGTAGTTGAGGCGAgagctttggcctccacccacttCGTAAAATAATCAACGGCCACGATTATGAACTTCACGGCTCCCGGAGcatcagggaaaggtcccaccataTCAATTCCCCACTGTTGGAAAGGCCAAGCAGTGGATACAAGAAGGAGATCGTTTTTCGGGCGCAGGGTTTTCGGGGATTGTCTTTGGCATGAGTCACATTTGCGCAACTCCCTTAGAGCATcgacatgcatccctggccagtaATAACCAGCATTCATAATCTTCGTGACAACCATGCGCAGGCCTGCATGGATGCCACAGATTCCTTCGTGAATCTCTCTGATCAAGTAATTCGCGTCCTGGGGGTCTACACAGCGCAATAGGGGCCCCAAGAAGGACTTTCGGTATAGAATACCACCATTCATCTCATAATGCAGGGCCTTGTTTTGAATCTTCCTTGCCTCTGCTTTGCTCTCCGGGAGTATTCCTTCCTACAGATATTGAATTATAGGGGTCATCCAAGATGGCTGCCCTATTTCGATCACATTTACCTGGCGCAACAGGACTGATGGATTTTTTAGTACTTCAATCCTTACATCTTGGGTGAGATGTTGAAAGGAAGTTGAAGCGAGCTTGCTCAAGGCGTCTGCTGGTTTGTTTTCGGAACAATTGATGTGAACTACCTTGTATGACTTGAATTGCTGAAGCAATTCTTTCGCCTGATCCAAATATAAGGCCATAACTTCGCCTTTTGCATCATAGATTCCGTTGATTTGACTGGCGATCAAAAGCGAGTCGACATGTGCTTGTAGATTTTGAGCCCCCATTTTTAGGGCGAGACGTAAGCCTGCCAGGGATGCCTTATATTCCGCCTCATTGTTGGTGTTCTTGAAATCCAACTTGATGGCGTATGTAAATTCATGCTTTTTGGGGCTTACAAGGCGCAACCCTGCTCCTGTGCCATCCTCATTTGATGCCCCATCAATGTATAGTAACCACAGCTCATTAGATGTGTCTTTTCCGGGAGTCTCAACAATCTCACAATCTTTGATTTTTTCCACCGggacttctgtgatgaagtctgCTAAAACTTGACCCTTGATGGCTGGGCGCGACCTATACAAGATGTTGTGGCCCCCCAattcgattgcccattttgctaaccgcCCAGACGTCTCTGGTTTTTGCAATATTGTGCCGATGTGGAAGTTGGTAAGTACTGTGATTACGTGCCCTGTAAAGTATCTACGCAGCCTTCTAGAAGCATGAAGCAGTGCCAGTACCAACTTACCCATTGTGGAGTATCTCGTTTCTGGATCGGTAAGCACCCTACTAACATAATAAATTGGAGTTTGAACTCCGTTTCTTTCTACCATCAATAccgaccctactgccttatccgaaGAAGATAAGTACAGTATGAGTGGTTCCTTCTCATACGGCACGGTCAGTGTAGGGAGCTTTATCAAACATTCCTTCATCTACTGAAATGCGGGTTCTGCCTCGGGTGTCCACTTAAATTCTTGCTTTTTTACGCAGTTGCGCAAGGTGCTGATAAAAGGATATGACTTTGCAGCGTGATTTGATAAGAAACGGTTTAGCGCGGCTAAACGGCCGGCTAATCGTTGCATCTCCTTGATTGTTTTTGGCGATGGCATTCATTCTATTGCTTGAACCTTCTCTGGGTTTACTTTAAAGCCGTCGTTTGTGACTATGAAGCCGaaaaacttcccttcttccataccAAAGGAACATTTGGCAGGATTCAACTTCATGTTCACACTTCTCAACGAGTTGAACGTTTTCTCAATGTCTTTTTGCATTTGGTCCTCTTCGGGACTCTTGATTACCAGATCATCGATGTAGACTTCGATGTGTTTCCCAATATCATCAGCGAAGATTTTATCCATCAGGCGCTGGTATGTCGCGTCGGCGTTCTTGAGACCGAACGGCATCTTTGTATAGCAGAAGATGTCGAGAtcagttctgaaagctgtcttgtcttcatcttcgaGTTTCATCTGAACCTGGTGGTACCCCTTGTAACAATCTAGAAAGCATTTCCATCTGTATGGTGTGAGAGAGTCTATCTTTTTGTCGATCTCAGGCAAAGAGTAACAGTCTTTAGGacatgccttgttgagatcagtataatcgacgcacattctccatccTCCATTTGACTTCTCCACCATTACGGGGTTTGCCACCCAACTCTGATAGCGCACCTCTCGAAGGATTCCTGCTTTTAAGAGCTCACATACTTGCTCGTTCATTGCTTTGGTCTTATCCACTCCTAAACTGCGCCTTCTTTGTACTTTTGGTTCAACGGAGGGATAAGTGTTTAGACAATGCTCTGTAACGTTGCGCGGGACACCGGTTATGTCTACCAGAGTCCAGGCGAAAATATCCATGTTTCTGAACAAGAGCTGTTTGAGGTGCGTTCTGATGTTTAATGAGATAGCGTGGCCTATCGTCACCGTTTGTTCTGGGTATTTGCGATTTAAAATCCATTTTTCTGGTTCTGTTGCTGAGACTTTTGGTGCTTTTGTTGGGCGCAATTCATCTGCCGACATTACTTCCTTTTTTGCATAAATAATTGCCACCCCTGTCTCAGTTGGAAAACCGATTGCTGAGTGAGGGGTAGAAGTTACCATGTTGAGCTCTCCTTGGGTTTCTCTCCCAATCAAAACATCATGCCTTGACTTGACAGGCATCACCATGAAGTTGACCATTGTTGTTCTTGAGTGCTTCCCGTCAGAAAGCGTGCGGGGGAAGCTGATTTGGCCTAGTGGGAAGACCATTTCATTGCAGAATCCTgacaaaggataatcgactgGCTCAAGTCTTGCTTTATCTTCATCATCGAACTGATTAAAGCATTGCTCATAGATGATATCTGCTGTACTTCTTGGGTCAATGAATACGTATTCTGTCTCATAATGGCCGATAATGCCGGTAATGACGACGAGGCGCGTTGCGCGTGGACCCCCGCGTACTACCGGGAAAATAACCTGTTGCTCTTCCCATGCTGGTTCGAAAGgtcgcttgcctttatctcttgCGCTATATCGTGGTCCATTGACCATATGTGTTTCCAAGCGTCTGACCTTTATGTCTCTTCCATCATCGTTGCGCTGAATCTGGCGTGTCTCTTTGCGCACGTTCTTTACTAGATGACCCAGCTTTCCACTTTTCAGTGCTTTTTCGATTTCTTGCCTTAAGCTGATACAGTCATCAGTCAGATGACCTGTATCTTTGTGGAAGTCACAATACAGGTTGGGGTCTTGCCCCTTTTTTGTTGGCCATAGGCTTTGGCGCCTTAAAATCATGGTTCTCCGTCATGAGCACTTCTTTAGGTGTCTTTATGAGCGGAGTCCAATGCTTTTCTCGATTCTCGTTCCTGACCGCCTTCCTGTACCCAATGCGATCGATAGTGTCTCGCGCATCTTCTTTATAGCAAGATCGTTCCTCATAACGAGGTCGTTCATCATAACCGCTGGAGTGGTTGGCTTTCCACCCAGGGTTTTTGCCTTTGTTTCGTCTGTTGTTATCGCGCGAGCTTCCCTTAGAAAATCGATCCTCAGTATAAGAGTTCTTGTTGCCAGCCAGTGATTCTTCAGTCTGCGCGACTATCTTCGCGGCTTCCATGAGCTTATCCCACTCTTTGGGCATTCCATCTTTTCCTGTGATAGTCCTGATGAGGCTAGCACAGCGAATGGCTTTCTTGAAATGAGCGTGCATGAGTTGCTCGCTTACACCACCAATTTCCAGACACTCTTTGTTAAAGCGAGTGATGAAATCTTCCAAACCTTCATTCTCTCTTCGCCAAATATTTGTTACCTCGGCTGTGTAACGCTGGTAACGTCTTTGTTGACTGAAATGATTTACAAACTGTGTTCTAAAATCAACCCATGACTTGATCTTTCCAGGAGGGaggctgtcgaaccaggcgcgagcagcTCCGGTAAAAGTTTGAATAAACAAATGACACCACATGGGCATATTCCATCCTCCCATGCAACCAACGCTTGTGAAAACTCTGACGTGATCATCAGGATCAGTCAACCCATTAAACTTTCCAACTGTCGGAGGTAATTTTTCTTTTGATAGCGGCGCCAGCGCGATCTTTGGGATGAATTTTGAAAGCTCTGCAGCTTCAACTGGTCGATAGGCGAGGCGAAAGTCTCGCTCTGCCTCTTCAGTATACCCAACATGTTGTCTTGGCCTGTAGTATTCATGGTTCTTTTGTAAACGGTTGAAGACTGAAGAACCTT from Helianthus annuus cultivar XRQ/B chromosome 10, HanXRQr2.0-SUNRISE, whole genome shotgun sequence harbors:
- the LOC110880829 gene encoding uncharacterized protein LOC110880829 → MKECLIKLPTLTVPYEKEPLILYLSSSDKAVGSVLMVERNGVQTPIYYVSRVLTDPETRYSTMGKLVLALLHASRRLRRYFTGHVITVLTNFHIGTILQKPETSGRLAKWAIELGGHNILYRSRPAIKGQVLADFITEVPVEKIKDCEIVETPGKDTSNELWLLYIDGASNEDGTGAGLRLVSPKKHEFTYAIKLDFKNTNNEAEYKASLAGLRLALKMGAQNLQAHVDSLLIASQINGIYDAKGEVMALYLDQAKELLQQFKSYKVVHINCSENKPADALSKLASTSFQHLTQDVRIEVLKNPSVLLRQEGILPESKAEARKIQNKALHYEMNGGILYRKSFLGPLLRCVDPQDANYLIREIHEGICGIHAGLRMVVTKIMNAGYYWPGMHVDALRELRKCDSCQRQSPKTLRPKNDLLLVSTAWPFQQWGIDMVGPFPDAPGAVKFIIVAVDYFTKWVEAKALASTTTMMVRKFIWEHIICRFGLPLKIVTDNGTNFASEDLQNWMKEMKIEHTFSSVAHAQGNGQVESVNKSIVEGIKARLGTKRRGWVDELLSILWAHRTMPKTSTGETPFSLVYGSEAVIPAEIGLPSPRLTAVNTIDNEVERHLDLDLLEERREIARIKQAKYKTQLERYYNARVRICTFTPGEYVFRDNEASNAERPGKLAPKWEGPYLIHEVLGKGAYKLRTLDGYIIPRTWNAQQLRKCYM